The following are encoded in a window of Castanea sativa cultivar Marrone di Chiusa Pesio chromosome 5, ASM4071231v1 genomic DNA:
- the LOC142635968 gene encoding protein MANNAN SYNTHESIS-RELATED 1-like — translation MGVDLRQVVAGILTITMFVMLGNMIKRDHFDSVEEKLPGGGGNVNLDGSELEEQGLISHSKKSGGLSMDDGHYLKPCWDKPNLDDVESTEGFVTFSLTNGPAYHVSQIADAVVVARYLGATLVLPDIRGTNPGDERNFGDIYDVENFVKSLDGVVKVAKDQPSEISTRNIAVVKVPNRVTEDYIVEHVEPVYKQKGNIRLVTYFPSVNMRKSVKTSSTSSVACLAMFGSLQLQPEIQEVVDSMVERLRTLSRKSDGQFIAVDLRVDMLEKKGCHENGDTGRKTCYSAQELAEFLKKTGFDKDTPVYLTESRWQSSLDALKDLFPKTYTKESIMPADKKATFLDSEGSEYEKVIDFHVCSQSDVFVPAISGLFYSNVVGKRIAAGRIQTLVPANIRGSSASASDFITPYVTKKNHLAYSCFC, via the exons atGGGTGTGGACTTGAGGCAAGTAGTTGCAGGGATACTGACAATAACCATGTTTGTGATGCTTGGGAACATGATCAAGCGTGACCATTTTGATTCTGTTGAA gaaaagctTCCAGGTGGAGGAGGCAATGTTAATTTAGATGGTTCTGAGCTTGAAGAGCAGGGTCTAATTTCTCATTCAAAAAAGAGTGGGGGTCTTTCGATGGACGATGGCCATTATCTAAAACCATGTTGGGATAAGCCAAATTTGG ATGATGTAGAGTCCACAGAAGGGTTTGTGACTTTCTCATTAACTAATGGCCCTGCATACCATGTCTCGCAG ATTGCTGATGCGGTTGTTGTAGCAAGATATCTTGGAGCAACTCTTGTACTTCCTGACATTAGAGGAACCAATCCAGGTGATGAGAG GAACTTTGGAGATATTTATGATGTTGAGAATTTTGTAAAAAGCTTGGATGGGGTGGTTAAAGTGGCAAAAGATCAGCCTTCTGAAATATCAACAAGAAATATTGCTGTCGTCAAAGTTCCTAATCGGGTGACAGAAGACTACATTGTAGAACATGTTGAACCTGTTTATAAGCAAAAGGGCAACATACGGCTTGTTACATACTTCCCTTCAGTGAACATGAGAAAATCAGTAAAAACAAGTTCTACTTCTTCTGTTGCATGCTTGGCAATGTTTGGAAGTTTGCAGTTGCAACCAGAGATTCAAGAGGTTGTTGACTCAATGGTTGAGCGTCTAAGAACTTTGAGCCGAAAGTCAGATGGCCAATTTATAGCTGTGGATTTGAGGGTTGATATGTTAGAGAAGAAGGGTTGCCATGAAAATGGTGATACTGGAAGAAAAACTTGTTATAGTGCACAAGAGCTTGCTGAATTTTTGAAGAAGACTGGGTTTGACAAGGATACCCCAGTCTATTTAACTGAATCAAGGTGGCAAAGCAGCCTTGATGCTCTAAAGGATCTCTTCCCTAAAACGTATACAAAG GAAAGCATAATGCCCGCAGATAAAAAGGCAACATTCTTGGATTCCGAAGGCTCTGAATATGAAAAGGTTATTGACTTCCATGTATGTTCTCAGAGTGATGTTTTTGTACCAGCCATCTCTGGCCTGTTCTATTCCAATGTGGTCGGTAAGAGAATTGCTGCCGGTAGGATTCAAACACTTGTTCCAGCCAATATTAGAGGGTCTTCTGCTTCTGCCTCGGATTTCATTACTCCTTACGTGACTAAGAAGAATCACTTGGCTTATTCATGTTTTTGCTAG